Proteins encoded together in one Streptomyces sp. TLI_171 window:
- a CDS encoding Fur family transcriptional regulator — MSDLLERLRSRGWRLTSQRRVVAEVLDGDHVHLTADEVHARAAERLPEISRATVYNTLGELVTLGEILEVATDGRAKRYDPNAHQPHQHLVCSACGTIRDVHPTGDPLAALPAAERFGFTIATAEVTYRGLCPDCT; from the coding sequence ATGAGTGACCTGCTGGAACGGCTGCGGTCCCGCGGCTGGAGGCTGACCTCCCAGCGGCGGGTGGTCGCCGAGGTGCTCGACGGCGACCACGTCCATCTGACCGCCGACGAGGTCCACGCCCGCGCCGCCGAACGCCTCCCGGAGATCTCCCGCGCCACCGTCTACAACACCCTCGGCGAACTGGTCACCCTCGGCGAGATCCTCGAAGTCGCCACCGACGGCCGCGCCAAGCGCTACGACCCCAACGCCCACCAGCCCCACCAGCACCTGGTCTGCTCGGCCTGCGGCACCATCCGCGACGTCCACCCCACCGGCGACCCGCTGGCCGCCCTCCCCGCCGCCGAACGCTTCGGCTTCACCATCGCCACCGCCGAAGTCACCTACCGCGGCCTCTGCCCCGACTGCACCTGA
- a CDS encoding ATP-binding protein: MEQTEQTAAADAATWWPGREPEPGPEAGVWRFSAVSNEASVPRTRHAVRDRLLAQGMAGERYQELVDDLLLIVSELVSNAVTHAAVLSPEVVCELAIAPDRVRISVVDGHPYRPKAQENDPARPGGRGLLLVKSITLQAGGECDVERTDAGGKVIWASLPLPGPAAGAGPADPDDDPDY, from the coding sequence GTGGAACAGACCGAGCAGACCGCGGCGGCCGACGCCGCCACCTGGTGGCCCGGCCGCGAGCCGGAGCCCGGGCCGGAGGCCGGCGTGTGGCGGTTCTCCGCGGTCTCCAACGAGGCGTCGGTGCCACGCACCAGACACGCCGTGCGGGACCGGCTGCTGGCCCAGGGAATGGCGGGGGAGCGCTACCAGGAACTGGTGGACGACCTGCTGCTGATCGTCTCCGAGCTGGTGTCCAACGCCGTCACCCACGCCGCGGTGCTCTCGCCCGAGGTGGTCTGCGAACTGGCCATCGCCCCGGACCGGGTGCGGATCTCGGTGGTCGACGGCCATCCGTACCGCCCCAAGGCCCAGGAGAACGACCCCGCCCGGCCGGGCGGGCGGGGCCTGCTGCTGGTCAAGAGCATCACCCTGCAGGCCGGCGGCGAGTGCGACGTCGAGCGCACCGACGCCGGCGGCAAGGTGATCTGGGCCAGCCTGCCGCTGCCGGGGCCGGCCGCCGGGGCGGGCCCGGCCGACCCCGACGACGACCCGGACTACTGA
- the idi gene encoding isopentenyl-diphosphate Delta-isomerase: MSPAVSPTDAPDALSPELAVPTAGAPGEILLELVDDDGVTIGTGEKLWAHQQPGRLHRAFSVFLFDRQGRLLLQRRALGKYHSPGVWSNTCCGHPYPGEQPFVAAARRTTEELGAAPALLCEAGTVRYDLPDEDSGLIEREFNHLFVGLITAGLEPDPEEIEDTRFVTAAELRELRAAKPFSVWFETVFEAALPGIREIAGRDW, from the coding sequence ATGAGTCCTGCCGTCAGCCCGACCGACGCCCCCGACGCCCTCTCGCCCGAGCTCGCCGTCCCGACCGCAGGCGCCCCCGGCGAGATCCTGCTGGAGCTGGTCGACGACGACGGCGTGACCATCGGCACCGGCGAGAAGCTCTGGGCGCACCAGCAGCCGGGCCGGCTGCACCGGGCGTTCTCGGTCTTCCTCTTCGACCGGCAGGGCCGGCTGCTGCTGCAGCGCCGGGCGCTCGGCAAGTACCACTCGCCGGGCGTCTGGTCGAACACCTGCTGCGGCCACCCGTACCCCGGCGAGCAGCCCTTCGTGGCGGCGGCCCGGCGCACCACCGAGGAGCTCGGCGCCGCCCCGGCGCTGCTGTGCGAGGCGGGCACCGTCCGCTACGACCTGCCCGACGAGGACTCCGGGCTGATCGAGCGGGAGTTCAACCACCTGTTCGTCGGGCTGATCACCGCCGGTCTGGAGCCGGACCCGGAGGAGATCGAGGACACCCGCTTCGTGACCGCGGCGGAGCTGCGCGAGCTGCGGGCCGCGAAGCCGTTCTCGGTGTGGTTCGAGACGGTCTTCGAGGCGGCGCTGCCGGGCATCCGGGAGATCGCCGGCCGCGACTGGTGA
- the ddaH gene encoding dimethylargininase, whose product MSPRTARPRHYLMCRPAHFTVDYSINPWMDPAKPTDTGTALAQWDQLHALFLRLGHTVELIDPVPGLPDMVFAANGATVVDGKVLGARFRYPERTAEGPAYTDWFRAHGWTQVRDAEHVNEGEGDLLVAGERILAGTGFRTEAAAHAEAERFLGREVVTLRLVDPRYYHLDTALAVLSDTEIMYHPAAFDPASRAVLERLYPDAITAGAQDAQVFGLNAVSDGANVILPEAAVGLAEQLRARGFNPIGVDLTELLRAGGAVKCCTLELRH is encoded by the coding sequence GTGTCGCCGCGTACCGCCCGACCGCGCCACTACCTGATGTGCCGGCCCGCCCACTTCACGGTCGACTACTCGATCAACCCGTGGATGGACCCGGCCAAACCCACCGACACCGGCACCGCGCTCGCCCAGTGGGACCAGCTGCACGCGCTGTTCCTGCGCCTCGGCCACACCGTGGAGCTGATCGACCCGGTGCCCGGCCTGCCCGACATGGTGTTCGCCGCCAACGGCGCCACCGTGGTCGACGGCAAGGTGCTCGGCGCCCGCTTCCGGTACCCCGAGCGCACCGCCGAGGGCCCCGCCTACACCGACTGGTTCCGCGCGCACGGCTGGACGCAGGTCCGCGACGCCGAGCACGTCAACGAGGGCGAGGGCGACCTGCTGGTGGCGGGCGAGCGGATCCTGGCCGGCACCGGCTTCCGCACCGAGGCCGCCGCGCACGCCGAGGCCGAGCGCTTCCTCGGCCGCGAGGTGGTCACCCTGCGCCTGGTCGACCCGCGCTACTACCACCTGGACACCGCGCTCGCCGTGCTCAGCGACACCGAGATCATGTACCACCCGGCGGCCTTCGACCCCGCCTCGCGGGCCGTGCTGGAACGCCTCTACCCCGACGCGATCACCGCCGGCGCCCAGGACGCCCAGGTGTTCGGCCTCAACGCGGTCTCCGACGGCGCCAACGTGATCCTTCCCGAGGCCGCCGTCGGCCTCGCCGAGCAGCTGCGCGCCCGCGGCTTCAACCCGATCGGCGTCGACCTCACCGAACTGCTCCGGGCCGGCGGCGCCGTCAAGTGCTGCACCCTCGAACTGCGGCACTGA
- a CDS encoding iron-containing alcohol dehydrogenase family protein → MPVLTRLVPSPLFVEVRAGALDSLGGILADQRLSAAGRIAVAISGGSGGRLRARLEPALPGADWYQVADGTLDSAVQLADEIRRGHYDALVALGGGKIIDAAKYAAARVGLPVVAVATNLAHDGICSPVSILDNDAGRGSYGVPGPIGIVVDLDVVAKAPKRFVAAGIGDAVSNISACADWELSHTVTGEPVDGLAVAMARTAAENVLRHPGTLEDPDLLTTLAEALVLSGIAMNIAGSTRPSSGACHEISHALDVLHPKRSAQHGEQVGLGAAFASYLRGERELSGLVAERLRFHGLPVTADQIGFTEAEFTEAVHYAPNTRPGRFTILEHLDLSATDIRDAYADYVQAVNS, encoded by the coding sequence GTGCCGGTACTGACCCGACTGGTCCCCTCCCCGCTCTTCGTCGAGGTCCGGGCCGGGGCGCTGGACTCGCTCGGCGGCATCCTGGCCGACCAGCGGCTGTCCGCCGCCGGGCGGATCGCGGTCGCCATCAGCGGCGGCTCCGGCGGCCGGCTGCGGGCCCGGCTGGAACCCGCGCTGCCCGGCGCCGACTGGTACCAGGTCGCCGACGGAACCCTGGACAGCGCGGTGCAGCTGGCCGACGAGATCCGGCGCGGCCACTACGACGCCCTGGTGGCGCTCGGCGGAGGCAAGATCATCGACGCCGCCAAGTACGCCGCGGCCCGGGTCGGCCTGCCGGTGGTCGCGGTGGCCACCAACCTCGCCCACGACGGCATCTGCTCCCCGGTCTCGATCCTCGACAACGACGCCGGCCGCGGCTCCTACGGGGTGCCGGGACCGATCGGCATCGTCGTCGACCTCGACGTGGTCGCCAAGGCCCCGAAACGGTTCGTGGCCGCAGGGATCGGCGACGCCGTCTCGAACATCTCCGCCTGCGCGGACTGGGAGCTCTCGCACACCGTGACCGGCGAACCGGTCGACGGCCTCGCCGTGGCGATGGCCCGGACGGCGGCCGAGAACGTGCTGCGGCACCCGGGCACCCTGGAGGACCCGGACCTGCTGACAACGCTGGCGGAAGCCCTGGTACTGTCCGGCATCGCGATGAACATCGCGGGCAGCACCCGGCCCAGCTCGGGCGCCTGCCACGAGATCTCGCACGCCCTGGACGTGCTGCACCCCAAGCGGTCCGCCCAGCACGGCGAGCAGGTCGGCCTCGGCGCGGCCTTCGCCAGCTACCTGCGGGGCGAGCGGGAACTGTCCGGACTGGTCGCGGAGCGCCTGCGCTTCCACGGCCTGCCGGTGACCGCCGATCAGATCGGCTTCACCGAGGCGGAGTTCACCGAAGCGGTGCACTACGCTCCGAACACCAGACCGGGGCGCTTCACCATCCTCGAACACCTCGACCTCTCCGCCACAGACATCAGGGACGCGTACGCCGACTATGTCCAAGCAGTCAACAGCTGA
- the katG gene encoding catalase/peroxidase HPI codes for MPENDDAIVTDPKSEGAGGCPVVHGRAAHPTQGGGNQQWWPNRLNLKILAKNPAVANPLGGDFDYPAAFATLDLPAVKRDIETVLTTSQDWWPADFGHYGPLIIRMAWHSAGTYRISDGRGGAGSGQQRFAPLNSWPDNANLDKARRLLWPVKQKYGQALSWADLLILSGNVALESMGFQTFGFGGGRADVWEADEDVYWGPETTWLGDERYTGDRNLEEPLGAVQMGLIYVNPEGPNGNPDPIAAARDIRETFRRMAMNDEETVALIAGGHTFGKTHGAGPADNVADDPEGAPLEEQGLGWKSSYGSGKGPDAITSGLEVTWTNTPTAWDNSFFEILFGHEWELTKSPAGAHQWKPKDGGGEGTVPDAFDPAKKHAPQMLTTDLSLRFDPVYEQISRRFLNDPAAFADAFARAWYKLTHRDMGPVVRYLGPEVPSEELLWQDPLPAAQGEPIDAADVAALKAQLLASGLTTAQLVSTAWASAASFRGSDKRGGANGARIRLEPQRGWEVNDPEQLAQVLRVLEGVQQEFNAKGGKQVSLADLIVLGGTAAVEQAAKAGGVDVEVAFHPGRVDATQEKTDVESFSALEPQADGFRNYQGKATRLPAEYLLVDRANLLNLSAPELTVLVGGLRVLGANTGGSQHGVLTERPGTLSNDFFVNLLDLGTTWAPVASDNTVYEGRDASGAVKWTGTRADLVFGSNSELRALAEVYASDDAKEKFVKDFAAAWTKVMDLDRFDLV; via the coding sequence ATGCCCGAGAACGACGACGCCATCGTCACCGACCCCAAGTCCGAGGGTGCGGGAGGCTGCCCGGTCGTGCACGGCCGCGCGGCCCACCCGACCCAGGGCGGCGGCAACCAGCAGTGGTGGCCGAACCGTCTGAACCTGAAGATCCTGGCGAAGAACCCGGCGGTGGCGAACCCGCTGGGTGGGGACTTCGACTACCCGGCGGCCTTCGCGACCCTGGACCTCCCGGCCGTGAAGCGCGACATCGAGACCGTGCTGACCACCTCGCAGGACTGGTGGCCGGCCGACTTCGGCCACTACGGCCCGCTGATCATCCGGATGGCCTGGCACAGCGCCGGCACCTACCGGATCTCCGACGGCCGCGGCGGCGCGGGCTCCGGCCAGCAGCGCTTCGCCCCGCTGAACTCCTGGCCGGACAACGCCAACCTGGACAAGGCCCGCCGCCTGCTCTGGCCGGTGAAGCAGAAGTACGGCCAGGCGCTGTCCTGGGCCGACCTGCTGATCCTGTCCGGCAACGTGGCGCTGGAGTCCATGGGCTTCCAGACCTTCGGCTTCGGCGGCGGCCGGGCGGACGTCTGGGAGGCCGACGAGGACGTGTACTGGGGCCCGGAGACCACCTGGCTGGGCGACGAGCGCTACACCGGTGACCGGAACCTGGAGGAGCCGCTGGGCGCCGTCCAGATGGGCCTGATCTACGTCAACCCGGAGGGCCCCAACGGCAACCCGGACCCGATCGCGGCGGCCCGCGACATCCGCGAGACCTTCCGCCGGATGGCGATGAACGACGAGGAGACCGTCGCGCTGATCGCCGGCGGCCACACCTTCGGCAAGACCCACGGCGCGGGCCCGGCGGACAACGTCGCCGACGACCCCGAGGGTGCGCCGCTGGAGGAGCAGGGCCTCGGCTGGAAGAGCAGCTACGGCTCCGGCAAGGGCCCCGACGCGATCACCTCCGGCCTGGAGGTGACCTGGACCAACACCCCGACCGCCTGGGACAACTCGTTCTTCGAGATCCTGTTCGGCCACGAGTGGGAGCTGACCAAGTCCCCGGCCGGCGCGCACCAGTGGAAGCCGAAGGACGGCGGCGGCGAGGGCACCGTGCCGGACGCCTTCGACCCGGCGAAGAAGCACGCCCCGCAGATGCTCACCACCGACCTGTCGCTGCGCTTCGACCCGGTGTACGAGCAGATCTCCCGCCGCTTCCTGAACGACCCGGCGGCGTTCGCGGACGCCTTCGCCCGCGCCTGGTACAAGCTGACGCACCGTGACATGGGCCCGGTCGTCCGCTACCTCGGCCCCGAGGTCCCGTCCGAGGAGCTGCTCTGGCAGGACCCGCTGCCGGCCGCCCAGGGCGAGCCGATCGACGCGGCGGACGTCGCGGCGCTGAAGGCGCAGCTGCTGGCCTCCGGTCTGACCACCGCCCAGCTGGTGTCCACCGCGTGGGCCTCGGCGGCGTCCTTCCGCGGCAGTGACAAGCGCGGCGGCGCGAACGGCGCCCGGATCCGCCTGGAGCCGCAGCGCGGCTGGGAGGTCAACGACCCGGAGCAGCTGGCGCAGGTGCTGCGGGTGCTGGAGGGCGTGCAGCAGGAGTTCAACGCGAAGGGCGGCAAGCAGGTCTCGCTGGCCGACCTGATCGTGCTGGGCGGCACCGCGGCGGTCGAGCAGGCCGCGAAGGCCGGCGGCGTGGACGTCGAGGTGGCCTTCCACCCGGGCCGGGTGGACGCCACCCAGGAGAAGACCGACGTGGAGTCGTTCTCGGCGCTGGAGCCGCAGGCCGACGGCTTCCGCAACTACCAGGGCAAGGCCACCCGGCTGCCGGCCGAGTACCTGCTGGTGGACCGCGCGAACCTGCTGAACCTGTCCGCCCCGGAGCTGACCGTGCTGGTCGGCGGCCTGCGGGTGCTGGGCGCCAACACCGGCGGCTCGCAGCACGGCGTGCTGACGGAGCGTCCGGGCACCCTGAGCAACGACTTCTTCGTCAACCTGCTGGACCTGGGCACCACCTGGGCGCCGGTGGCCTCGGACAACACGGTGTACGAGGGCCGGGACGCCTCCGGTGCGGTGAAGTGGACGGGCACCCGGGCGGACCTGGTGTTCGGCTCCAACTCGGAGCTGCGGGCGCTGGCCGAGGTGTACGCCTCGGACGACGCCAAGGAGAAGTTCGTGAAGGACTTCGCCGCCGCCTGGACGAAGGTCATGGACCTGGACCGCTTCGACCTGGTGTGA
- a CDS encoding glycosyltransferase family 2 protein yields MSDHFRLGAVIITMGNRPAELNALIESVRAQQGPPVELAVVANGAPLPALPEGVRTAELPENLGIPGGRNVGIELFGPDGRDVDAVLFLDDDGLLPNTDSAQLLREAFTADPGLGIVSFRIADPETGTTQRRHVPRLRASDPLRGSRVTTFLGGASAVRSAVFPQAGQLPAEFFYAHEETDLAWRALDAGWSIDYRPDVVLHHPATSPARHAAYFHNVARNRVWLARRNLPALLVPLYLGTWFLLTVARRPSGSALKAWLGGFRAGWREPSGPRRPMKWSTVWRLTRLGRPPII; encoded by the coding sequence ATGAGCGACCACTTCCGCCTCGGCGCGGTCATCATCACGATGGGCAACCGGCCCGCGGAGCTGAACGCCCTGATCGAGTCGGTGCGCGCCCAGCAGGGCCCGCCGGTCGAGCTCGCGGTGGTCGCCAACGGCGCCCCGCTGCCCGCCCTGCCCGAGGGCGTGCGCACCGCCGAGCTGCCGGAGAACCTCGGCATCCCCGGCGGCCGCAACGTCGGCATCGAGCTGTTCGGCCCGGACGGCCGGGACGTCGACGCGGTGCTGTTCCTGGACGACGACGGCCTGCTGCCGAACACCGACTCGGCGCAGCTGCTGCGCGAGGCGTTCACCGCCGACCCGGGCCTGGGCATCGTCTCGTTCCGGATCGCCGACCCGGAGACCGGCACCACCCAGCGCCGCCACGTGCCCCGGCTGCGGGCCAGCGACCCGCTGCGCGGCTCCCGGGTCACCACCTTCCTGGGCGGCGCCAGCGCGGTGCGCAGCGCGGTCTTCCCGCAGGCCGGGCAGCTGCCCGCGGAGTTCTTCTACGCGCACGAGGAGACCGACCTGGCGTGGCGCGCGCTGGACGCCGGATGGTCGATCGACTACCGCCCGGACGTGGTGCTCCACCACCCGGCGACCTCGCCGGCCCGGCACGCGGCGTACTTCCACAACGTGGCCCGCAACCGGGTCTGGCTGGCCCGGCGGAACCTTCCGGCCCTGCTGGTGCCTCTCTACCTGGGAACCTGGTTCCTGCTGACGGTCGCGCGACGGCCCTCCGGGTCGGCGCTGAAGGCGTGGCTCGGCGGGTTCAGGGCGGGCTGGCGCGAGCCGTCCGGTCCGCGCCGCCCGATGAAGTGGTCCACGGTCTGGCGCTTGACCCGACTGGGCAGACCGCCAATCATCTGA
- a CDS encoding FAD-binding oxidoreductase: protein MTTPDWALLDKHTTGPLLHPGDAAFHDSSAAFNERWAHRAPAAVLQAADRDDVLRAVDWARDSGVPIVPRGGGHSYAGHSVNTGLVLDLRALDTITVDPATGRVTVGGGTLTGALYAALRPHGLALPLGNGAGVGIAGLALGGGSAATSRHLGLTADTLRATTLATAAGTVLHCDDQQNEDLYWACRGGGGGNFGINLDLTFQATPAPAASTCLLLWDAAHAPAVFDAVQHLMRTAPDRTSLRLGAARSGGRTVVSAIGLHLGPAAELRELLAPALAAGQPLRADLADRDFWDAMDYLQHETSGGAFAVRTHFAAAPLPPEAVAAVLAHLEAWPGSGNPDGCGLALFGWGGAINRVDPQATAFVHRSAEYLVSLDTSWLPGEDPAANLAWLAELDHLVVPHAIDGAYLNFTDPDLRDWRTAYYGANYPRLVATKRRHDPDGLFTFPQSIGS, encoded by the coding sequence GTGACCACCCCCGACTGGGCCCTGCTCGACAAGCACACCACCGGCCCGCTGCTGCACCCCGGCGACGCCGCCTTCCACGACTCCTCCGCCGCCTTCAACGAACGCTGGGCGCACCGCGCCCCCGCCGCCGTCCTGCAGGCCGCCGACCGCGACGACGTGCTCCGCGCCGTCGACTGGGCCCGCGACAGCGGCGTCCCGATCGTCCCCCGCGGCGGCGGCCACTCCTACGCCGGACACTCCGTCAACACCGGCCTGGTCCTCGACCTGCGGGCCCTCGACACCATCACCGTCGACCCCGCCACCGGCCGGGTCACCGTCGGCGGCGGCACCCTCACCGGCGCCCTGTACGCCGCGCTGCGCCCGCACGGCCTGGCCCTGCCGCTCGGCAACGGCGCCGGCGTCGGCATCGCCGGCCTCGCCCTCGGTGGCGGCTCCGCCGCCACCTCCCGGCACCTCGGCCTGACCGCCGACACGCTGCGCGCCACCACCCTGGCCACCGCCGCCGGCACCGTCCTCCACTGCGACGACCAGCAGAACGAGGACCTCTACTGGGCGTGCCGCGGCGGCGGGGGCGGCAACTTCGGCATCAACCTCGACCTCACCTTCCAGGCCACCCCGGCCCCCGCCGCCAGCACCTGCCTGCTGCTCTGGGACGCCGCCCACGCCCCGGCCGTGTTCGACGCCGTCCAGCACCTGATGCGCACCGCCCCCGACCGCACCTCGCTGCGCCTGGGCGCCGCCCGCTCCGGCGGACGCACCGTGGTCTCCGCCATCGGCCTGCACCTCGGCCCCGCCGCCGAACTGCGCGAACTGCTCGCCCCCGCGCTCGCCGCCGGGCAGCCGCTGCGCGCCGACCTCGCCGACCGGGACTTCTGGGACGCCATGGACTACCTGCAGCACGAGACCAGCGGCGGCGCGTTCGCCGTCCGCACCCACTTCGCCGCCGCGCCGCTGCCGCCCGAAGCCGTGGCCGCCGTGCTGGCGCACCTGGAGGCCTGGCCCGGCAGCGGCAACCCGGACGGCTGCGGCCTCGCCCTGTTCGGCTGGGGCGGCGCGATCAACCGGGTCGACCCGCAGGCCACCGCCTTCGTCCACCGCAGCGCCGAGTACCTGGTCAGCCTGGACACCTCCTGGCTGCCCGGCGAGGACCCGGCGGCCAACCTGGCCTGGCTGGCCGAACTAGATCACCTGGTCGTTCCGCACGCGATCGACGGCGCCTACCTGAACTTCACCGACCCGGACCTGCGGGACTGGCGCACCGCCTACTACGGTGCCAACTACCCGAGGCTGGTCGCCACCAAGCGCCGCCACGACCCGGACGGACTGTTCACCTTCCCGCAGTCCATCGGCAGTTGA
- a CDS encoding cupin domain-containing protein, with translation MPETGLPPGLVIRRQEPAGLERAHGLDLRLLHPWGELTTPFHGAWCVLRPGDLTDTHQHTERELFICMSGRGEVRTADGSHPIAAGDLVLLPADTDHAVANPHDQDFAYYAIWWQA, from the coding sequence ATGCCCGAAACCGGCCTGCCGCCCGGCCTGGTGATCCGCCGTCAGGAACCCGCCGGACTCGAACGCGCCCACGGCCTCGACCTGAGACTGCTGCACCCCTGGGGCGAACTCACCACCCCCTTCCACGGCGCCTGGTGCGTGCTGCGCCCCGGCGACCTCACCGACACCCACCAGCACACCGAACGCGAACTGTTCATCTGCATGAGCGGCCGCGGCGAGGTCCGCACCGCCGACGGCAGCCACCCCATCGCCGCCGGCGACCTGGTCCTGCTGCCCGCCGACACCGACCACGCCGTGGCCAACCCGCACGACCAGGACTTCGCCTACTACGCGATCTGGTGGCAGGCGTGA
- a CDS encoding sugar phosphate nucleotidyltransferase produces the protein MIGLVLAAGAGRRLRPYTDTLPKALVPVDGERTVLDLTLGNFAEVGLREAAIVVGYRKEAVQERKQALEQKYGVKLTLVENDKAEEWNNAYSLWCARELFGEGLLLANGDTVHPASVQRTMLDGNDRRIKEGAAPGILLALDTVKKLADEEMKVVVDPALGVRRITKLMDPLDATGEYIGVTVINPSAADALADALKAVYQRDPQLYYEDGYQEMVDRGLTIDVQPIGEVSWVEVDNHEDLAKAREIACRY, from the coding sequence ATGATCGGCCTCGTCCTGGCCGCCGGCGCCGGCCGCCGGCTCCGCCCCTACACGGACACCCTGCCCAAGGCGCTGGTGCCGGTCGACGGGGAGCGGACGGTGCTCGACCTGACCCTCGGGAACTTCGCCGAGGTCGGCCTGCGGGAGGCCGCGATCGTGGTCGGCTACCGCAAGGAGGCCGTGCAGGAGCGCAAGCAGGCCCTGGAGCAGAAGTACGGCGTCAAGCTCACCCTGGTCGAGAACGACAAGGCCGAGGAGTGGAACAACGCCTACTCGCTGTGGTGCGCCCGCGAGCTGTTCGGCGAGGGCCTGCTGCTGGCCAACGGCGACACCGTGCACCCCGCCTCGGTGCAGCGCACCATGCTGGACGGCAACGACCGCCGGATCAAGGAGGGCGCCGCCCCCGGCATCCTGCTGGCGCTGGACACCGTGAAGAAGCTCGCCGACGAGGAGATGAAGGTCGTCGTCGACCCGGCGCTCGGCGTCCGCCGGATCACCAAGCTGATGGACCCGCTGGACGCCACCGGCGAGTACATCGGCGTCACCGTGATCAACCCGTCCGCCGCCGACGCGCTCGCCGACGCCCTCAAGGCGGTCTACCAGCGCGACCCGCAGCTGTACTACGAGGACGGCTACCAGGAGATGGTCGACCGCGGCCTGACGATCGACGTGCAGCCGATCGGCGAGGTCTCCTGGGTCGAGGTGGACAACCACGAGGACCTCGCCAAGGCCCGGGAGATCGCGTGCCGGTACTGA
- a CDS encoding response regulator transcription factor: MNQHGSSTPLTVLLADAQPAVRQGVRSMVEASGGALVVGEAGTTGEVLAATSRHRPDVLVLDPQLDDSSGMRMISQILRLAPDTGVLVFSAFDDDRAVTAAFHAGARGYLVKRATADQIVRGIHAVGNGEAIVDRTIAARLGTLIGAGPRPRSYPFPQLSDREREVLEHLAAGRSNTVIARELALASKTVSNRISGIFGKLGVADRAQAIVLARDAGLGHAAAR; encoded by the coding sequence ATGAACCAGCACGGGAGTTCCACGCCGCTGACCGTGCTGCTCGCCGACGCGCAGCCGGCCGTCCGCCAGGGCGTCCGCTCCATGGTGGAGGCCTCCGGCGGCGCGCTGGTGGTCGGCGAGGCGGGCACCACCGGCGAGGTGCTCGCGGCCACCTCCCGGCACCGGCCCGACGTCCTGGTCCTCGACCCGCAACTGGACGACAGCTCCGGCATGCGGATGATCAGTCAGATCCTGCGGCTCGCCCCCGACACCGGCGTCCTGGTGTTCAGCGCCTTCGACGACGACAGGGCGGTGACCGCCGCCTTCCACGCCGGCGCCCGCGGCTACCTGGTCAAACGCGCCACCGCCGACCAGATCGTCCGCGGCATCCACGCCGTCGGCAACGGCGAGGCCATCGTCGACCGCACCATCGCCGCCCGGCTCGGCACCCTGATCGGCGCCGGCCCGCGGCCGCGCAGCTACCCGTTCCCGCAACTCAGCGACCGGGAACGGGAAGTCCTCGAACACCTGGCCGCCGGCCGGTCCAACACCGTCATCGCCCGCGAACTCGCCCTCGCCTCCAAGACCGTCAGCAACCGGATCTCCGGAATCTTCGGCAAACTCGGCGTCGCCGACCGCGCCCAGGCCATCGTGCTCGCCCGCGACGCCGGTCTCGGCCACGCCGCCGCCCGCTGA
- a CDS encoding CDP-alcohol phosphatidyltransferase family protein → MLQRRSAEHWAGRLYMRRISLRITRILSTVTVITPNGLTYLMMLTGILAGAALVVPGPTGAILGALLIQVYLLLDCVDGEVARWRRQTSLTGVYLDRVGHYMSEAALLTGLGLRAADLFHRDGSTSAWQWAFLGTLAALGAILIKSETDLVDVARARSGLTAVEDSASVPRSTTVAKARRAASLLKFHRLVGAVEASLFILAAGIADAVHGGLYFTRLAVVVLAAVAMLQTVLHLLSIVLSSRLR, encoded by the coding sequence ATGCTCCAGCGCCGCAGCGCCGAGCACTGGGCCGGCCGCCTGTACATGCGGAGGATCTCGCTGCGGATCACCCGCATCCTGTCCACCGTCACGGTGATCACGCCCAACGGCCTGACCTACCTGATGATGCTCACCGGCATCCTGGCCGGCGCCGCCCTGGTGGTCCCCGGCCCGACCGGCGCGATCCTCGGCGCCCTGCTGATCCAGGTCTACCTGCTGCTGGACTGCGTGGACGGCGAGGTCGCCCGCTGGCGCCGGCAGACCTCGCTCACCGGCGTCTACCTGGACCGGGTCGGCCACTACATGTCCGAGGCCGCGCTGCTCACCGGCCTCGGCCTGCGCGCCGCCGACCTGTTCCACCGGGACGGCTCCACCAGCGCCTGGCAGTGGGCCTTCCTCGGCACGCTGGCCGCGCTCGGCGCGATCCTGATCAAGTCCGAGACCGACCTGGTCGACGTGGCCCGGGCCCGCTCCGGCCTCACCGCGGTCGAGGACAGCGCCTCGGTGCCGCGCTCCACCACGGTGGCCAAGGCCCGCCGGGCCGCCTCGCTGCTGAAGTTCCACCGCCTGGTCGGCGCGGTCGAGGCCTCGCTGTTCATCCTGGCCGCCGGCATCGCCGACGCGGTCCACGGCGGCCTGTACTTCACCCGGCTCGCGGTCGTGGTGCTCGCCGCCGTCGCGATGCTGCAGACCGTCCTGCACCTGCTGTCCATCGTGCTGTCCAGCAGGCTGCGATGA